A stretch of the Rodentibacter haemolyticus genome encodes the following:
- the mltF gene encoding membrane-bound lytic murein transglycosylase MltF translates to MKGLFLRIIAAFALLLWAIDMVFPWQKIMLSEENHYSAIRSRGSLIVGTINNPIYYFIDAKGESGLEYELARSFADYLGVKLEIRTLENTDALFQALESNQIDLAAANLFFHPKRAEQFQIGPAYTSASWQLVYQKGETRPKDLSQIQREIVLAGGEELDELLVQFQKKFPTLKWKNNKQLTQEELLIQVAEGKIPYTIANSIDVAAAQQTRPNLAIAFDLTDEASVHWYLANNSYSELQAGLLDFMNNALDTGLIDRIEEKYFRHIAQFDYVDSRAYLEAIEKILPQYQPLFEKYKGDLDWRLLAAVAYQESHWNPYATSPTGVRGMMMLTKDTAERMKINNRTDPEQSIKAGSEYLHWLISQMPDSIPQEDRIWYALAAYNMGLGHVVDVRRLTKNLGGNPDNWLDVKNNLPLLAEKRHYSSLKYGYARGYEAYQYVENIRRYMNSIVNYHRVQENQSNNEFESAVKNKQE, encoded by the coding sequence TTGAAAGGTTTATTTTTACGCATTATTGCCGCTTTTGCTTTGTTACTTTGGGCGATTGATATGGTATTCCCATGGCAAAAAATTATGCTGTCGGAAGAAAATCACTATTCAGCCATTCGATCTCGCGGCAGTTTGATTGTCGGTACCATTAATAACCCGATTTATTATTTCATCGATGCTAAAGGTGAGTCCGGTTTGGAATATGAATTGGCGAGAAGTTTTGCTGATTATCTGGGAGTAAAGCTTGAAATTAGGACCTTAGAAAATACGGATGCGCTTTTTCAGGCGCTTGAAAGCAATCAAATTGATTTGGCGGCGGCAAATTTATTCTTTCACCCTAAACGAGCCGAACAATTTCAAATAGGACCGGCTTATACCTCCGCCTCTTGGCAGCTGGTTTATCAAAAAGGAGAAACTCGCCCGAAAGATTTAAGCCAAATCCAACGAGAAATTGTACTTGCCGGCGGTGAAGAGTTAGATGAATTATTAGTTCAATTTCAGAAAAAATTCCCAACGCTAAAATGGAAAAATAACAAACAACTCACACAGGAAGAACTATTGATACAAGTGGCGGAAGGGAAAATACCTTATACCATTGCTAATTCCATTGATGTGGCTGCAGCCCAACAAACTCGCCCCAATCTTGCCATTGCTTTTGATTTAACGGATGAAGCAAGCGTCCATTGGTATTTGGCCAATAATTCTTATAGCGAGTTACAAGCCGGACTGTTGGATTTTATGAATAATGCGCTCGATACCGGTTTGATTGATCGTATTGAAGAAAAATATTTCCGCCATATCGCACAATTTGATTATGTGGATAGTCGCGCTTATTTAGAAGCCATTGAAAAAATTCTACCGCAATATCAACCGCTCTTTGAGAAATATAAAGGTGATTTGGATTGGCGTTTATTAGCTGCTGTGGCATATCAAGAATCTCATTGGAATCCTTATGCCACTTCGCCTACCGGCGTGCGTGGTATGATGATGCTGACAAAAGACACGGCGGAACGAATGAAAATTAATAACCGCACCGATCCGGAACAAAGCATTAAAGCAGGCTCAGAGTATCTACATTGGCTAATTTCACAAATGCCTGACAGCATTCCGCAAGAAGATCGTATTTGGTATGCACTGGCGGCATATAATATGGGATTAGGGCACGTAGTGGACGTACGCCGTTTAACCAAAAACTTGGGCGGAAATCCCGATAATTGGCTTGATGTAAAAAATAACTTGCCGTTATTGGCGGAAAAACGCCATTATAGTAGCTTAAAATACGGCTATGCACGCGGTTATGAAGCCTATCAATATGTCGAAAATATTCGCCGATATATGAATAGTATTGTGAACTACCATCGGGTTCAGGAAAATCAAAGCAATAATGAATTTGAAAGTGCGGTCAAAAATAAACAAGAATAG
- a CDS encoding ABC transporter permease — MNVIGFFTLAMRESKRVIRIWKQTLVPPVITTTLYFLIFGQLIGGRIGNMQGVSYMQFIAPGLVMMTAITASYVNTASSFFLSKFNKTYEELLVSPLSTHNIIWGYVIGSMVRGVLAGILVMMVALLFITFNIHSWLMIFCTLLLTTISFALGGLINAIFAKTFDDVGVIPTFVLTPLTYLGGVFYSISLLPDFWQIVSKFNPIVYMINGFRYGFLGISDVPVFYTFLVLGLLVVVLYCLAYSLLEKGVGLRS; from the coding sequence ATGAATGTAATCGGATTTTTTACCCTCGCAATGAGAGAATCCAAACGTGTTATTCGCATTTGGAAACAAACCCTTGTACCGCCGGTGATTACTACAACGCTTTATTTTCTTATTTTCGGACAATTAATCGGTGGCCGTATCGGTAATATGCAGGGCGTGAGCTATATGCAATTTATTGCCCCCGGACTTGTGATGATGACGGCGATTACCGCATCCTATGTAAATACGGCCTCATCTTTCTTCTTAAGCAAATTTAATAAAACCTATGAAGAATTGCTTGTCTCACCTCTCTCCACCCATAATATTATTTGGGGATATGTTATCGGAAGTATGGTGCGGGGTGTGTTAGCGGGTATTTTAGTGATGATGGTGGCGTTGTTATTTATCACCTTTAATATTCATTCTTGGCTAATGATTTTTTGTACCTTGTTACTTACCACGATCAGTTTTGCTCTTGGTGGGTTGATCAACGCAATTTTTGCTAAAACCTTTGATGATGTGGGTGTGATTCCAACCTTTGTTTTAACACCGCTTACCTATTTAGGCGGCGTATTTTATTCTATCTCACTTTTACCCGATTTTTGGCAGATCGTGTCGAAGTTTAATCCGATAGTCTATATGATTAACGGCTTTCGTTATGGTTTTTTAGGCATTAGCGATGTGCCTGTATTTTATACATTCTTAGTTTTAGGCTTACTTGTGGTCGTATTATACTGCCTTGCCTACTCATTGCTCGAGAAAGGTGTCGGGCTGCGTTCTTAA
- the ruvX gene encoding Holliday junction resolvase RuvX — MSFTALAFDFGTKSIGCAVGQSITGTAQALPAFKAQDGIPNWEAIEKCLKEWKPEVVVVGLPLNMDGSEQDLTLRARKFANRLNGRFGVRVEFQDERLTTTEARSEIFERGGFRALKKGKVDGISACLILESWFEHYGTQ, encoded by the coding sequence ATGAGTTTTACCGCACTTGCCTTTGATTTTGGTACGAAAAGCATTGGTTGTGCCGTAGGACAAAGTATCACCGGCACAGCCCAGGCCTTACCCGCTTTTAAAGCGCAAGATGGCATCCCGAATTGGGAGGCCATTGAAAAATGCTTAAAAGAATGGAAACCCGAGGTAGTGGTGGTGGGGCTACCCTTGAATATGGATGGCTCGGAACAAGATCTCACATTGCGCGCACGAAAATTTGCAAACCGCTTAAACGGACGTTTTGGGGTAAGAGTCGAATTCCAAGATGAACGTTTAACGACAACGGAAGCAAGGAGTGAAATTTTTGAACGTGGCGGCTTTCGAGCCTTAAAAAAAGGCAAAGTCGATGGTATTTCGGCGTGCTTGATTTTAGAAAGTTGGTTTGAGCATTATGGCACTCAGTGA
- the rluD gene encoding 23S rRNA pseudouridine(1911/1915/1917) synthase RluD translates to MPQITLSAEVQPEQMGQRLDQTLAELFPEYSRSRLKVWIEADRVKMNDRIANVPREKVLGGEQIEIIVEVEDETRFEAENIPLNIVYEDEHILVINKPKDLVVHPGAGNPNGTVLNALLYHYPPIAEVPRAGIVHRLDKDTTGLMVVAKTIPAQTKLVRDLQKRKITREYEAVASGIMTKGGTVDQPMARHATKRMLMAVHPMGKPAVTHYRIMENYRNYTRLRLRLETGRTHQIRVHMAHIAHPLLGDQTYGGRPRPPKNASEHFMEVLRNFKRQALHAVMLRLAHPITGEMMEWYAPLPDDFIALLEALKADYLEHKDELDY, encoded by the coding sequence ATGCCGCAAATTACCCTTTCGGCTGAGGTTCAGCCCGAACAAATGGGGCAGCGTTTAGACCAAACCCTTGCCGAGTTGTTCCCAGAATATTCCCGTTCACGTCTAAAAGTATGGATTGAAGCGGATCGAGTAAAAATGAACGATCGTATTGCCAATGTACCGCGTGAAAAAGTACTGGGCGGAGAACAAATTGAAATTATCGTAGAAGTAGAAGATGAAACCCGCTTTGAAGCGGAAAATATTCCGCTCAATATCGTCTATGAAGATGAGCATATTCTCGTGATAAATAAACCGAAAGATCTTGTCGTTCACCCCGGTGCGGGCAATCCGAACGGCACGGTACTCAATGCACTGCTTTATCATTATCCGCCGATTGCGGAAGTACCCCGTGCCGGCATTGTCCATCGCCTTGATAAAGATACGACAGGTTTAATGGTGGTCGCCAAAACTATTCCGGCACAAACGAAACTTGTGCGCGATTTACAAAAACGCAAAATCACGCGCGAATATGAAGCCGTTGCTTCCGGTATTATGACGAAAGGCGGAACGGTGGATCAACCGATGGCACGCCACGCCACAAAACGTATGCTTATGGCGGTACATCCTATGGGAAAACCCGCTGTCACGCATTATCGCATTATGGAAAACTACCGTAACTATACCCGCTTACGCTTACGCTTAGAAACCGGCAGAACTCACCAAATTCGGGTTCATATGGCGCATATCGCTCATCCCTTGTTAGGGGATCAAACCTATGGAGGCCGCCCTCGCCCGCCTAAAAACGCAAGCGAACATTTTATGGAAGTACTGCGTAATTTTAAACGCCAAGCGTTGCACGCAGTGATGTTACGTTTGGCTCATCCGATCACAGGGGAAATGATGGAATGGTATGCCCCTTTACCGGATGATTTCATAGCCCTGCTTGAAGCCTTAAAAGCGGACTATCTCGAACACAAAGATGAATTGGATTACTAG
- a CDS encoding YqgE/AlgH family protein, with product MMDLQGQFLIAMPHLEDYFHRTVVFVCEHNEQGSMGLVINQPTDLSIAELYSKLNFMMKNDRTFDDTMVIAGGPVHTERGFIVHRKTANDFQHSYKITGDLSLTTSADVVDTFGSLQAPEKYLVALGCASWSAGQLEQEIADNAWLVVPSDERILFDTPYEERYFAANQLLGIHPYNFAIAQVGRA from the coding sequence ATAATGGATTTACAAGGACAATTTTTAATCGCAATGCCACATTTAGAGGATTATTTCCATCGTACCGTGGTATTTGTATGTGAACATAATGAACAAGGTTCTATGGGCTTAGTGATTAATCAACCGACCGATTTAAGCATTGCGGAACTTTATTCTAAACTCAATTTTATGATGAAAAATGACCGTACTTTTGACGATACGATGGTTATTGCCGGAGGGCCTGTTCATACCGAACGGGGTTTTATCGTTCATAGAAAAACAGCAAACGATTTTCAGCATAGTTACAAAATAACGGGTGATCTTTCCCTTACCACATCAGCCGATGTGGTGGATACCTTTGGATCTTTACAGGCGCCGGAAAAATACTTGGTGGCATTGGGCTGTGCAAGTTGGTCTGCGGGGCAATTGGAGCAAGAAATTGCAGATAATGCGTGGTTAGTTGTCCCTTCTGATGAAAGGATTTTATTTGATACGCCTTATGAAGAACGTTATTTTGCCGCAAATCAATTGTTAGGCATTCATCCGTATAACTTTGCGATAGCGCAAGTGGGGCGTGCTTGA
- a CDS encoding DEAD/DEAH box helicase, with protein MTDKITFNDLGLPEFILKAVSDLGFETPSPIQQTCIPHLLNGNDVLGMAQTGSGKTAAFALPLLAQIDTAAKHPQMLVMAPTRELAIQVADACEQFVKYAHGTRIVTLYGGQRYDIQLRALKQGAQVIVGTPGRILDHIRRGTLDLSELRFIVLDEADEMLRMGFIDDVETVMAELPENHQTALFSATMPEPIRRITKRFMNDPKEVKIKVNNENAPDIEQSCWYVHGVRKNEALLRFLEVEDFDAAIIFARTKTATLDITELLEKNGFRSAALNGDMTQQLREQTLDRLRNGSLDIVVATDVAARGIDIERISLVVNYDITLDAESYIHRIGRTGRAGRSGRALLFVEPRERRLLRNIEQLMKKPINEVELPNHFVLQECRRKKFVAKITKQLEHHDLEQYRSLLEDLFTADQDQEDIAAAMLMLLQGKQKLILPPDPPMEKRRRNDRDRRENPRSAERRGERKGYGNPQPMDLYRIEVGRVDGVEVRHIVGAIANEGDIDSRYIGHIKLYDEHSTVELPQGMPKELLQQFGKTRVLNKQMQMSFLGAVKSDGNRGGDDFNGKRRAGRGNDFGRERSRNERGGRKFNEKSNRSFSDKPRKVRRG; from the coding sequence ATGACTGACAAAATCACTTTTAATGACTTAGGCTTACCTGAGTTCATCTTAAAAGCTGTTTCAGACTTAGGTTTTGAAACCCCTTCCCCAATTCAACAAACTTGTATTCCGCACTTGCTCAATGGCAATGATGTGCTGGGTATGGCACAAACCGGTAGCGGTAAAACCGCCGCATTTGCTTTACCGCTTTTAGCACAAATCGATACGGCGGCAAAACACCCGCAAATGTTAGTGATGGCACCAACCCGAGAACTTGCTATCCAAGTAGCGGATGCTTGTGAACAATTTGTGAAATATGCGCATGGTACACGCATTGTTACCCTTTACGGCGGCCAACGCTATGACATTCAACTTCGCGCTTTAAAACAGGGAGCGCAGGTGATTGTCGGTACACCGGGGCGTATTCTCGATCACATTCGCCGCGGTACTTTAGACCTCTCCGAGCTCCGTTTTATCGTGCTTGATGAAGCCGATGAAATGTTACGAATGGGCTTTATTGATGATGTAGAAACCGTGATGGCGGAATTGCCGGAAAATCATCAAACCGCCCTCTTCTCCGCAACGATGCCGGAACCTATTCGCCGCATAACCAAGCGTTTTATGAACGATCCGAAAGAAGTGAAGATCAAAGTCAATAACGAAAATGCACCGGACATTGAGCAAAGTTGCTGGTATGTACATGGGGTACGTAAAAACGAAGCGCTTCTTCGCTTTTTAGAAGTAGAAGATTTTGATGCGGCAATCATTTTCGCCCGTACCAAAACGGCAACACTGGATATTACCGAGCTGCTTGAAAAAAACGGCTTCCGTTCAGCCGCCCTTAATGGCGATATGACACAACAATTGCGTGAACAAACCCTCGATCGTTTGCGTAACGGCAGCCTTGATATTGTTGTGGCAACCGATGTTGCAGCCCGTGGTATCGACATTGAACGTATCAGCCTTGTTGTAAACTACGATATTACCCTTGACGCGGAATCTTATATTCACCGTATCGGCCGTACCGGTCGTGCCGGTCGTTCCGGCCGTGCACTACTGTTTGTCGAACCACGTGAACGCCGCTTACTTCGCAATATCGAACAGTTAATGAAAAAACCGATCAATGAAGTGGAATTGCCAAATCATTTCGTGTTGCAAGAATGCCGCCGAAAGAAATTCGTGGCGAAAATCACCAAACAGCTTGAGCATCACGACCTGGAACAATATCGTAGCTTGCTGGAAGATTTATTTACCGCCGATCAAGATCAGGAAGATATTGCAGCAGCAATGTTAATGTTACTTCAAGGTAAACAAAAACTTATCCTTCCTCCTGATCCACCAATGGAAAAACGCCGCCGCAACGATCGTGATCGCCGTGAAAATCCTCGTTCTGCGGAACGTCGCGGTGAACGCAAAGGCTACGGCAATCCGCAACCAATGGATTTATATCGCATTGAAGTGGGTAGAGTCGATGGTGTGGAGGTTCGTCATATTGTGGGCGCGATTGCAAATGAGGGCGATATTGATAGCCGCTACATTGGTCATATCAAACTCTATGATGAACATTCTACCGTAGAATTACCACAAGGAATGCCGAAAGAATTACTTCAACAATTTGGGAAAACCCGCGTGTTGAATAAACAAATGCAAATGTCATTTCTTGGTGCGGTAAAATCTGACGGTAACCGCGGCGGTGATGATTTCAACGGTAAACGCCGCGCAGGGCGTGGCAATGACTTTGGTCGTGAGCGGAGTCGTAACGAGCGTGGAGGACGTAAATTTAACGAAAAATCCAACCGCTCTTTTAGCGACAAACCACGCAAAGTACGCCGAGGCTAA
- the fadR gene encoding fatty acid metabolism transcriptional regulator FadR, with protein sequence MNTESMLLKAQSPAALAEEYLVKSIWNDVFPAGSNLPSERDLADKIGVTRTTLREVLQRLARDGWLTIQHGKPTKVNNIWDTANPSVIETLITLDQRSAPLIIDNMLSLRSKMSESYIYEAVKNSPQQSAALFDELKTLKNTAEDYTEFDYRVFRQFTVVANKPFYRLIFNSLKGVYRKIGLLFFSDAKHREVTKKFYLEMQQICQEGNAEAVVDCIRKHNVHSATYWRAILECLPQNLSD encoded by the coding sequence ATGAATACAGAAAGTATGCTTTTAAAAGCACAAAGCCCTGCCGCACTTGCAGAAGAATATCTTGTAAAAAGTATCTGGAATGATGTGTTCCCTGCCGGTTCAAATTTGCCCTCGGAACGTGATCTTGCGGATAAAATAGGGGTAACACGCACGACTTTACGTGAAGTACTACAGCGTTTGGCACGCGATGGTTGGCTTACTATTCAGCATGGTAAGCCCACTAAAGTAAATAATATTTGGGATACGGCAAATCCAAGTGTCATTGAAACGCTAATCACATTAGATCAACGTTCAGCACCTTTGATTATTGATAATATGTTGTCATTACGCAGTAAAATGTCTGAATCCTACATTTACGAAGCGGTTAAAAATTCACCGCAACAATCGGCAGCGTTATTTGATGAATTAAAAACGTTAAAAAATACGGCGGAAGATTATACGGAATTTGATTATCGTGTTTTTCGTCAATTTACCGTAGTTGCCAATAAACCCTTTTATCGTCTCATTTTTAATAGCTTGAAAGGCGTTTATCGAAAAATCGGTTTATTGTTTTTTAGCGATGCGAAACATCGCGAAGTGACTAAGAAATTTTATTTGGAAATGCAACAAATTTGCCAAGAAGGTAATGCAGAGGCTGTGGTGGATTGTATACGTAAACATAATGTGCATTCAGCTACTTATTGGCGTGCTATTTTGGAGTGCTTACCACAGAATCTTTCGGATTAG
- a CDS encoding ABC transporter ATP-binding protein, giving the protein MYALEIRNLIKTYSTGVQAIKGINLMVEQGDFYALLGHNGAGKSTTIGIISSLVNKTDGVVKVFGYDLDTQKMLVKQQIGLVPQEFNFNQFEKVIDILVQQAGFYGIPLKEARYQAESWLEKLSLREKHTHLIRELSGGMKRRVMIARALMHNPKLLILDEPTAGVDIELRRSLWDFLRELNNQGTTIILTTHYLEEAENLCRNIGIIQQGRLIENTSMKSLLAKLETEVFVLDLQNVRQNSSLVIEHYPYQWLDENTLEVEVQRSQGLTNLFVQLTSQNVEVLSMRNKSNRLEELFLKMAN; this is encoded by the coding sequence ATGTACGCTTTAGAAATTCGCAACCTCATCAAAACTTATTCTACCGGTGTTCAAGCGATAAAAGGTATTAATCTCATGGTTGAACAAGGCGATTTTTATGCATTGCTTGGACATAATGGTGCCGGTAAATCGACCACTATTGGAATTATCAGCTCGCTTGTCAATAAAACCGATGGCGTAGTTAAAGTATTCGGTTATGATTTAGATACACAAAAAATGCTGGTTAAACAACAAATCGGGCTTGTGCCTCAAGAGTTTAACTTCAACCAATTTGAAAAAGTGATAGATATACTTGTTCAGCAAGCAGGGTTCTATGGCATTCCATTGAAAGAAGCACGGTATCAAGCGGAAAGTTGGTTGGAAAAACTCAGTTTACGGGAAAAACATACACATCTTATCCGCGAATTATCCGGAGGAATGAAACGCCGTGTGATGATTGCCCGCGCATTAATGCATAATCCCAAACTACTTATTTTAGATGAGCCGACCGCCGGTGTTGATATTGAACTTCGCCGTTCGCTTTGGGATTTTTTACGTGAATTAAATAACCAGGGAACAACGATTATTCTTACCACCCATTATCTAGAAGAAGCAGAAAATCTTTGTCGCAATATCGGGATTATTCAGCAAGGTAGATTGATTGAAAATACCTCTATGAAATCACTTTTGGCAAAGTTGGAAACGGAAGTCTTTGTGCTTGATTTACAAAATGTAAGGCAAAATTCATCGCTTGTGATCGAGCATTATCCCTATCAATGGCTTGATGAAAATACACTTGAGGTTGAAGTGCAACGCTCGCAAGGATTAACCAATTTGTTCGTTCAACTGACATCTCAAAATGTAGAAGTGCTAAGTATGCGCAATAAATCGAATCGTTTAGAAGAACTTTTCCTTAAAATGGCTAATTAG
- a CDS encoding outer membrane protein assembly factor BamD, translating into MRKMKLLMLLTMTAFAVVGCSSGNKEVEQASVDELYNKGAASLQEGGYADAIRYLSATTARFPGSTYQEQAMLDLIYAYYKSQDYTAVLVNVDSFLNQFPQSPNRDYAVYMAGLTNSATADNAIQDFFGIDRATRETTSLKTAFSNFQSLVRAFPNSPYSQDALARMAYIKDSLARHELDIVKFYAKRNADVAVANRVVGMLQLYPDTQPTYEALFFMRDAYQKMGLETLANQTQQVIDANKDKQFTKVEKPKDSELVVPTAK; encoded by the coding sequence ATGCGTAAAATGAAACTATTAATGTTGCTTACGATGACTGCATTTGCAGTGGTCGGTTGTTCTAGTGGTAATAAAGAAGTGGAACAAGCCTCAGTTGATGAGCTTTATAATAAGGGAGCGGCTTCATTGCAAGAAGGGGGCTATGCCGATGCAATCCGTTATTTAAGTGCAACAACGGCACGTTTCCCCGGCAGTACTTATCAAGAGCAGGCAATGCTGGATTTAATTTATGCCTATTATAAATCTCAGGATTACACGGCGGTATTGGTTAATGTAGATAGTTTTTTAAATCAATTCCCACAAAGTCCGAATCGTGATTATGCCGTATATATGGCAGGTTTAACAAATTCTGCAACCGCAGATAATGCCATTCAGGATTTTTTCGGGATTGATCGTGCGACCCGTGAAACAACATCATTGAAAACCGCATTCTCAAATTTCCAAAGTTTAGTACGTGCATTCCCGAATAGTCCTTATTCACAAGATGCTTTGGCACGTATGGCGTATATCAAAGATTCTTTAGCCCGCCACGAATTAGATATTGTGAAATTCTATGCTAAGCGCAATGCGGATGTGGCGGTTGCAAACCGTGTTGTGGGAATGTTGCAATTATACCCGGATACGCAACCGACCTATGAAGCCTTATTCTTTATGCGTGATGCTTATCAAAAAATGGGATTGGAAACCTTAGCCAATCAAACCCAGCAAGTGATTGATGCAAATAAAGATAAGCAATTCACCAAAGTGGAAAAACCGAAAGATTCGGAATTAGTCGTACCGACAGCCAAATAA
- the rsmE gene encoding 16S rRNA (uracil(1498)-N(3))-methyltransferase: MRIPRIYHPKSLENQTQCQLSDEAANHVGRVLRMTEGEHIELFDGSNHIYPARIIEAGKKAVKVEILNREFADKESNLNIHLGQVISRGDRMEFTIQKSVELGVTVITPLWSERCGVKLDGERMDKKIQQWQKIAIAACEQCGRNIVPEIRPLMKLQDWCAENDGALKLNLHPRAQYSIKTLPNIPKEGVRLLIGSEGGLSPQEIAKTEQQGFTEILLGKRVLRTETASLAAISALQICFGDLGE; this comes from the coding sequence ATGCGTATACCTCGAATTTATCACCCGAAATCTCTTGAAAATCAAACCCAATGCCAACTTTCTGATGAGGCGGCTAATCACGTTGGGCGTGTGTTGCGAATGACGGAAGGCGAACACATCGAATTGTTTGACGGCAGTAATCATATTTACCCCGCCCGTATTATTGAGGCGGGTAAAAAAGCGGTGAAAGTTGAAATTTTAAATCGTGAGTTTGCAGATAAAGAATCGAATCTTAATATTCATTTAGGGCAAGTGATTTCCCGTGGCGATCGTATGGAATTTACTATTCAAAAATCCGTCGAGCTGGGGGTGACTGTCATCACCCCGCTTTGGTCTGAACGTTGTGGTGTAAAATTGGATGGCGAACGTATGGATAAGAAGATTCAACAATGGCAAAAAATTGCGATTGCCGCCTGTGAACAATGCGGACGTAACATCGTACCGGAAATTCGCCCCTTGATGAAATTACAAGATTGGTGTGCGGAAAATGATGGCGCATTGAAATTGAATTTGCATCCGCGCGCCCAATATTCCATTAAAACACTGCCGAATATTCCGAAGGAAGGGGTGCGTTTACTGATTGGTTCTGAAGGCGGTTTGTCGCCTCAGGAAATTGCAAAAACGGAACAGCAAGGATTTACTGAAATTTTATTAGGAAAGCGTGTATTGCGTACGGAAACCGCCTCATTGGCTGCCATCAGCGCATTACAAATCTGTTTTGGAGATTTAGGCGAATAA
- the pgeF gene encoding peptidoglycan editing factor PgeF, protein MKAIYPNWQVAANIHAFTTTRTGGVSIAPFDSFNLGDHVGDEKSTVKTNRTLLVEKFNLPQSPLFLAQTHSTRVIRLPYRDNNIEADAVYTNQPNQVCAVMTADCLPVLFTTNQGNEVAAAHAGWRGLCDGVLEETVKCFQVEPQDIVVWLGPAIGPAAFQVGKEVIEQFMAFDPIAETAFKADPNQTGKYLGNLYQIATQRLNKLGIVHISGGNHCTFNEEDLFFSYRREGKTGRMASVIWFD, encoded by the coding sequence ATGAAGGCTATTTATCCCAACTGGCAGGTGGCCGCAAATATTCACGCCTTTACCACAACACGCACAGGCGGCGTAAGTATCGCTCCCTTTGATAGTTTCAATTTGGGTGATCATGTGGGAGATGAAAAAAGTACGGTCAAAACTAACCGCACTTTGTTGGTGGAAAAATTCAATCTTCCTCAGTCTCCTTTATTCTTAGCCCAAACCCATAGTACGCGCGTTATTCGGTTACCTTATCGCGACAACAATATTGAAGCGGACGCAGTTTACACGAATCAACCGAATCAAGTATGTGCGGTGATGACTGCAGATTGTTTACCGGTACTTTTCACCACCAACCAAGGCAATGAAGTTGCCGCTGCGCATGCCGGTTGGCGTGGATTATGCGATGGCGTACTGGAAGAAACCGTAAAATGTTTTCAAGTCGAACCGCAAGATATTGTCGTATGGCTTGGTCCTGCCATCGGCCCTGCCGCCTTTCAAGTAGGAAAAGAAGTGATTGAACAATTTATGGCGTTTGATCCTATCGCCGAAACCGCTTTTAAAGCAGATCCAAACCAAACAGGAAAATATCTCGGCAATCTTTACCAAATTGCGACCCAACGTCTAAATAAACTTGGCATTGTTCATATTTCCGGCGGTAACCATTGTACGTTCAACGAAGAGGACTTATTTTTTTCTTATCGAAGAGAAGGAAAAACAGGCCGAATGGCAAGTGTCATCTGGTTTGATTAA